The following are encoded together in the Cynocephalus volans isolate mCynVol1 chromosome 4, mCynVol1.pri, whole genome shotgun sequence genome:
- the LOC134376386 gene encoding olfactory receptor 2AG2 → MEFWNSTLGTEFILVGILNDSQSPELLCATVAVLYMLALTSNGLMLLVIIMDVRLHVPMYHLLGQLSLMDLLFTSVVTPKALVDFLRRENTISFRGCALQMFLALTLGGTEDLLLAFMAYDRYVAICHPLNYTDLMRPRVCWIMVATSWILASLSALGHTMYTMHFSFCMSWEIRHLLCEIPPLLKLACADTSRYELMVYATGVTFLLLPLSAIVASYTLILYTVLHMPSNEGRKKALVTCSSHLTVVGMFYGAATFMYVLPSSLHSPRQDNIISVFYTIVTPALNPLIYSLRNKEVMGALRRVLGKFILAAYPLP, encoded by the exons ATGGAGTTCTGGAACTCCACCTTGGGGACTGAGTTCATCTTGGTGGGGATTCTGAATGACAGCCAGTCCCCTGAACTGCTCTGTGCCACAGTCGCAGTCCTGTACATGTTGGCCCTGACCAGCAATGGCCTGATGCTCCTGGTCATCATAATGGATGTCCGGCTCCACGTGCCCATGTACCACCTGCTCGGGCAGCTCTCTCTCATGGACCTCCTGTTCACATCTGTTGTCACTCCCAAGGCCCTTGTGGATTTTCTGCGCAGAGAAAACACCATCTCCTTTAGAGGCTGCGCGCTTCAGATGTTCCTGGCACTGACACTGGGTGGTACGGAGGACCTCCTACTGGCCTTCATGGCCTATGACAGGTATGTGGCCATTTGTCATCCTTTGAACTACACAGACCTCATGAGGCCAAGGGTCTGCTGGATCATGGTGGCCACATCCTGGATCCTGGCATCCCTGAGTGCTCTAGGACATACCATGTACACCATGCActtttctttctgcatgtccTGGGAAATCAGGCACCTGCTCTGTGAGATTCCACCCTTGCTGAAGTTGGCCTGTGCTGATACATCCAGGTATGAGCTCATGGTATATGCGACAGGTGTGACTTTCCTCTTACTCCCCCTTTCTGCCATTGTTGCCTCCTACACACTAATCTTATACACTGTGCTCCACATGCCCTCGaatgaagggaggaagaaagccctGGTCACCTGCTCTTCCCACCTGACTGTGGTCGGAATGTTCTATGGAGCTGCCACCTTCATGTATGTCCTGCCCAGTTCACTGCACAGCCCCAGACAAGACAACATCATCTCTGTTTTCTACACAATTGTCACTCCAGCCCTGAACCCCctcatctacagcctgaggaataAGGAGGTCATGGGGGCCTTGAGGAGGGTCCTGGGAAA attcatactggcagcatacccattaccatgA